The window GGTATTGCTTTCGTCGACAGATGAGCGCAAGAAGATTTTCCGCAAGATTTTCAAGACGGACAAGTTCAACGCCCTGCAAGATGAACTCAAGAAGCGTGCAAACGAAATGGATCGGCAGTGCAGCGATAGTGAATCGACTGCATGCACGATGATTGCACAAATCCAGTGTGGTGAAAATTCTGCCCAAGCCGAAACCTTGGTGCAGGCCAAGAACTTGGCAGCCCAAAGGCAGGTGGCGGATTGGCAAGGCGTTTGCGATATGACGCAAGCGATTCTTGACGAAGACAGTCTGTCGCTCAAAAATGTTCAGGCCAAACTTGAAGAAAGCGCAAAAAAACTTGCCGATATAGACAAGGAACTTGGCCGTGCGCAGAATATTCAAAAGACTCGCGATGCGCTCAAGAAGGCAAGCGACGAACTGGAAAAGATTCTGCCGACACTTGCTCCGCTGAAAGAAGCGAAGCTTGCCGCCGAAGGTAAACAGCCGGAACGCGACAGTTTGCAGGAACGAATTACGACGCTCAAGAATTCGCTTCTTGAATACGACAAGCTGGAATCGTATCGCACAGAAGCTAAGCAGAAAGAAGTCGCGATTAAGGGCCTTGAAACAAAGCTGAACTCGAACCGTGAATCCATAGACAACCTTAAGGCGACAATTACAAACCTAGAGGCTGAATCGGCAACCTTGGGCGATGCTGGAACCAAGAAGCTGGAACTGATTGCGCAAAACGATAAATTTAAAGCAAGGCAAGAAGACCTGCAGAAAGTGGGCCGGAATGTCAAGGAACTGTCTACGCTTGTCGATGCATTTGAAAATGCAAAGAATGCATACATTACTGCCGATGGAGACTACTGGAAAATCAGTGACGATTACGAAGCGAAGAATCGTGCCTTCTTGAATGAACAGGCGGGAATCATTGCTGAAACTTTGGTAGAAAACGAACCCTGCCCGGTGTGCGGTTCTACAAGCCATCCGCATAAGGCTTGCAAGTCGGTAGAGGCTCCGAGCCAGGCGGAATTGGAACAGCTCAAGAAGATTGTTTCGAAAGCAGAAGCGGAACGCAACGAAAAGAACGCGTTGGCTTCGCAAGCAAGGGGCAAGTTCGAAGAAAAACAATTGGCGGTGCAGACGCTTGTGCAGGAACTTTTTGGCGAGTGCACTCTGGAAGAGGCGCGTGAACGCGGCAATACGGAGTATGCCGAGAACCGCGACAAGATGGCAACGCTTACTTTGGCGATATCGAAGGAAGAAGAACGCGAAAAGCGAAAGGTATTCCTTGAAAAGAATATTCCGGAAAAGCGTGCGGAATTGGAGAAGTTGCAAACTTCATCAACCGAAATGGAAAAACAGATTTCGGGCTTGAAGGCCGAGGTGCAATCTTGCTCGGCGGCGGCAGAAGAGCTTTCGAAAAAGCTTGCCTTTGAAAGCAAGGCGGACGCTGAAAAGCAGATTCGCGAAACGCAGGCGGTGTTTGACAGCTCCAAACGCGAACTTGAAAAGGCGACAGCCGCATTCACTGAATGCGAAAAGCAAGTGAACGAATTGAATGCAGGCAAGGTGACGCTTGCCTCGCAACTGGAGAATGCTCCGGCGTATGACATTGCCGCATTGCAGGCGAGCCGCGACCAGGTCGCCGAGGCGCACAATGCGCTCGCGCATTCGCAGAATAATATTTCTGCCCGTCTTGCTGGTAACAAGAGTGCGCTTGGTCAAATCAGCAAGACGGTGGGTGCGCTCGGCGAGCAACTCCGCAGGCGCGCATGGATTAGGAATCTGTCCGATACTGCAAACGGTGGGCTTTCGGGCCAGGGCAAGGTGATGCTTGAAACCTACGTGCAAGCGTCTTACTTTGACCGCATTGTGAGTCGCGCAAATATCCGCTTCCGTCTTCTTTCAAACGGCCAGTACGAACTGGTTCGCCGCAAAGATGCTGCCAATAACAGGAGCCAAAGCGGCCTCGACTTGAACGTACTTGACCATTCAAGCGGCAAGGAACGCGAAGTCAAGACGCTTAGCGGTGGCGAAAGTTTCTTGGCGTCACTCTCGCTTGCCTTGGGCCTTGCCGACGAAGTGCAAAGTTACGCCGGCGGAATCCAGCTTGACACCATGTTTGTGGACGAAGGCTTTGGTTCGCTTGACGAAGAAGCCCTGAAGAATGCAATCAACACGTTGCAGAATCTTGCAGGCGACAATCGCCTGGTAGGCATTATCAGTCACGTGAACGAGCTTGAACACAAGATTGATAAAATCGTCCGTGTCAAGAAAGACGAGAACAAAATCAGTCGCGTATCAATCGAGATATAAAAAAAGGCTCCTTAAGGAGCCTTCATTTTTACAGAAATTTTTACGGGATATCGTTTGGCAGAATTCCGAATTCTCGGGCTTTGCTGATATCGATGACTCTAGATTCTCCGGAATCAAAATTACCGTCTTCGACTTCATCGGCATATTTCAATTGAGCGCTGAGGTTTGCTTGATCGGCTGTTGCGTTCGGATCGCCGAGCATGGTGGTTTCCATGAAGTCGAGGATCTTGCTGTTCTTCTCGACACGCCAGCCTACAAAGGCGTGCCCAGGGATTTCAATGATAAGGGCTTGCATGCCGAGCGCTTCGAGTATCGATGCGAACAACATGGCTGTCTCAATACAAAGTCCATCACGGCTGCGCAGCACTTCGACGGGGTAGTTTATTTTTTGGGCGTTTACTCCGGCTCCGTCGTTTTGTACATAGTGGATGCCACGCTTGTGCAAGACGTTGAAGACTGCTTTTGCGACACGTCTGGAGCTGTAGGGGACTGATTCGTCTTCGGCGTATTTCTGGTAAATTTTTACCGTGCTGTCGGGTAGTTCGCCCTTAAGTTCGTTCAAGATCGTGCTGATCGAATCCATGCCCGGCGTTACCCATACTGCTTCCCATAAATGGGGATTGGGGATACCGACGAGTTCGCCGCCATTAATTTGCATCGGGTATATTTTCGTGGCTTTCGAAGAAGAGTGGAAAAGAATTTCCTGATCATTTTCGAGGGCGTATACGCGATTTTGGAACTGGACAGATTGCGGAGCTGTAAGAGCGAGCAATGCCTCATTGTTGAAGTGGAATGTGGGGGCGAGTAATTCGCTTGCGTCGGGGTTTACGACAGTTGTAACCGTAGCGGTATCGGTAAAGCCTTCAATCCATGATTTGAGCAGAACCTTTTTCCAGCGGCAGGGCACCTTAGAATTGCCCGCTTCGCATGTATTACGAACTTTTATCGAAATCGGCATCGGATAGTCGGTACCATCGCTTGCGGTAAAGTCCTTATACATTAAGGGGTATTGGTTTGCAAATGCGCCATAGATATTTTCTTTAGATGTCCATATATAAGCGTCTAACGTGCGAATGGCATTTTTTGTATAAATGTCGGTATAGACGCTGTCGTACAGTTTTTTGTAAAGCGAATCGTAGTTGGCTTGATTGAGGCTATCGATGAGTGCCTGGCGTGTTGAATCCATCCAGGTTGTGCCATAGGCGTTGTCGAAAAGAATCTTGTAGACCGTGTCAACGTAGGGTTCGGCATACAGGCTATCCCAAAGCGTGCCCGTGATTTCATCGCGCAGGACTTTAGCCAGCGAATCTATGTTGACTTCGATGGCGTCCTTACCGTCTTTGCCATCCTTGCCGTCCTTACCATTTTTGCCGTTTTCACCATCGATGCCGTTTTCACCCTTTGCGCCGGCAATGCCGTCTTTTCCGTCTTCGCCGGAGCAGGCGGTAAGCATAAAGCATGAAATGATTGTGATGAGGCTGGCATTAAAAATACGTTTGTATAACTTAGTAGGAATATGCATAAGTTCTCCTTTCCTCTAACAATAAAATAATTTATTTACAACAAGTAGTCCATGCGTATGTTGCGCATGCTTTCAAAAAGGTTTGCCTTCAGGGTGGAATTCCCCTTGGTCAAGCTCTTGATTTCTTCGCGGATTGATTTGCGGTGCGATGCCTTCGAGAATTCGCAGGTGCAAGTGAACTTGCGGATGTCTGCGTCTTCGGCGTATTCGATGATTTCGGATTCTTCGCAGTAACACAGCGGGCGGATAATGCTGCAGGGATACTTTTCATAAGGGACCATGGGCGGCATGCCGCTGAATTCGCCCTTGTACAGCATGTTCATCAGAAGAGTCTCTACGATGTCGTCCATGTGGTGGCCGAGCGCAATCTTGTTGTAACCGTTTTCGCGGGCGAACTTGATAAGCTCGGTGCGGCGCTGCGTACTGCACCAATAGCAATTGAGCTTGCGGCCTTCTTTAAGGCGACCTTCTACAGCGACGTCTTTAAAGAAGAACGGGATCTGCGGGTATTGCTCTGCCATGCGCTGCAAAAATTCGCGCGGAGCCTTGTCGGCAAAGTCGCTTTGAATATGAATCGCGCCGATTTCGCAATTGGGCAAGAACTTTCCCATGCGGCTGGCAAGTTCCATCAGGAGCACGCTGGAATCCTTACCGCCACTCACGGCGACAAGCACCTTATCTCCGTCTTCAATCAGGTTGAAGTCATGGAGTGCCTTGGTGATTTTCTTGCTGATGCGTTTACGGATGGCGTTGGACATATAAATAGTAGAAAGTGGTTTTGAAAAAAGGGCTCGCAAGTGCGAAGCCCTTTTTAATTTGTTTGTAACCCGTCTGATCCTTAGTCGGCAAGGCGGAGCGGCATCAGCAAGAAGCTGAAGCCCATGTCGTCGCCAACAGGTTCGATGATGCAAGCGCCGATCGGGGTGTTCATCTTGAGCACCACTTCTTCGCTCTTGCACATGCTGAGGATTTCGTAGAAGTAACGGCCGTCAAAGCCGATGCTGAAGCTGCCTTCGCCATTGTGGGTCACGGCCAAGGCTTCGCGGGTTTCGCCGCCGACATCCGGGTCGGTAGCGGAAAGTTCCATGTTGTTGCCGTCCATCTGGAAGCGGATCTGGTGCGTACGCGGGTTGGCCATCGGCAAGATACAGTGAACCTTGTCCAACAGTTCGGTAGCGTTGGCCTGAACGGTGCGTTCGAAATTCTGCGGAATCACGGCGCGGTAGTTCGGATACGGACCTTCGATAAGCTTGGAGATAATCTGCGTTGCGCCAATGCGGAACAGCACGTGGGTTTCGGTGGTGCAGATTTCGACGGAGTCTTCGTTCTTGGCGAGGCGGAGCACGAGCTGCAGAACCTTCGGGAGAACGATCACGCCGGATTCAAGGTTTGCGCCTTCCTGTTCGATGCTTGCGCGGCCCATGCGGTGACCGTCGGTTGCGACCATGGAGATCTTGCCGTCCTTTGCTTCCATGAACACGCCGTTCAGGTTCTGGCGGGTGTTATCGGTAGAGACTGCAAATGCGGTCTTTTCGACCAGGAATGCAAGTTCGCTTGCGGCAAGCGTAAGGGTGTTGCCTTCGACTTCGGGGAACGGAGGGAAGTCGCTGGCGTCGAAACTCGTAATGGAGGCCTGGCCCTTTTCGCTCCACTTGATGCGGGTCAAGTGATCCTGCACGTCGATGCTTACCGATTCGCAGCTCGGGACGAGGGCCTTGACGAGGTCGGAGAACTTGCGGGCGTTGATCAAGGCTTCGCCATCGCGTTCGCCTTCAACTTCAAGCTTAATCCTCACACCCAGGTTCAAGTCGGTAGCGCAGATTTCGAGAGTGTTGCCTTCGAGACGCAGCGAGTAGTCGTTAAGGATCTGCAGGGTGGACTTATTGGGGATGGCGCTGATAGCAATCTGGAGCGCTTCCTGCAATACGGATTTCTTGATATTGAACTTCATTTATGCGCCTCTTTGGATAAGCATGGTTCCGACAAAGAAGATTACGGCAATAGCGCCAAGGACGGCAATGATCTTCGGGTCCAAGGCATTGGCCTTTTTGGGTGTAAATTGCTTCGCATTTTGTTTTGCGCGTCTACGATCGCTACGACTCATAGATATTCTCCATATTTTATACGCGTAAAAAACTAATTTTTTTACGGACAAAAGGAATTAAGCATGGCTGAAAAAACGCTAAATAAGTTAAAAAATACGGCATTGAATTATGCGTCCACCGCCCTTTTGAGGGTGGAATTGGCTGCCGAGGAATCTAAACTCAAAAAACACTTCCAGGCTCTCGGACAAAAGCTCCACGGGGCCGTACGCGACGACCTTTTGAATACCATCAAGGACGATCCGTCGGTCGTCGAAATCTTGGGCGCGATTGAAGAAGAAAAGCGCGTCATTGAATCCTTGCGCAACCGAATCGATAATCCAGGGTCTGAACGTGAAGAAGCTTGAGGTCCATGTATTCCCGACCAAGACCACGTCGGGTAAAAGTTACGAGTTTTCGCTGATTGGTGCCATTGTTGCCGTCGTGGGCGTTGTGGCTGCCGTTTTGGGATTTATCCTGTTTTCGCCGGGCCAGATTTTAGACAACATAACGAGCGGGAACATTACCAATGTCTATAAGCAAAATGCCGCCATTAAAAAGGAACTTAAAGAAATCCGCGCCTCGGTTGACGAATCTATTTTGAAGGCCGAAGAAACCCGCGTGCTCCGCGACAGCGCCTTGATGGTGGGCGGCCTTGGCTTTGTGCTCGAAAGTGTCACTGCGATGGACGATTCGATTTTGCAGAAACGCAAGAGCGTGAACGAAGTGGAAATGACGTTCAAGAAGTTCCTGGCGGCCCTGGAAAACGATTCCGTGACGGCTGAAAAGATTCCGGTGCTTCACCCCATGCGCAATAACCATGCCGTCAAGAAGCGCTTTGAAATTGTCTACGACCCCTTTACCGACAGTGAACTTCCGCACAGGGGAATTGACTATGTGGCAGCCGAAGGTGATACCGTCTTTGCAACCGGGGCAGGCTCCGTGAGCGAAGTCCGCAAGCATCGTGGTTTCGGCCTTGCGGTAAAGATTGACCATGGCCATGACGTGCGCACCTTCTATGCCCACTTGGGTCAGGCCTTGGTAAAGCAGGGCGAACACGTTCACCGCGGGCAGCCCATTGCCTTGATTGGCGAAAGCGGCACGCAGTCGAGCATTGGCCTGCATTACGAAGTCCGCATCGATGGCATCTCCATCAATCCGGAAAGTTTCTATTTAACGAGATAGCGTTAATCGGCGAAACGGTTTAAACCGTTGGTGTGGTAGAATTCTACGTCCGAAAGCACTTGGTCGACCCAGCTCTTGGTGAGCGGCGACTTGCTCCAGTTTTCGGGCTTGGAATTGATTTCGGGGTCTGGGTAGAATGTGGCCACGGCGTTTTCTTGGCTCACGCCCACCTGAAGCATTTTGCCCAAGCGTTCTGCCCCGATAAAAATCTGCTCAATACCTTCGCCTTCCTTGAGCGAGAGAATGCCCTTGGAATCTTTGCGACCGCGGTAACTAAAGTTGAAATTCGAGACATGACGTATCAGCGACATCAACAATGCCGGATCCAGATGGTGGATTTGTGCAGCCTCCATCACGGGGAGAGCCGTAAGCTGTTCAGTGTCCCAGGGTTCGCCGTTGTATGTCACGACGAGCGTGTGGCTTGAACCTTCGCTCATGATTTGCATCTTGTAGCGCTTGCCCAACTTTTTCTGCAAAAGCCTGTTGAGTCGAATGCCCCTGTTCTTGAATTGCTTGTAGCCATTCATGGTAAAATAGAGCGTGTCGTCTAGGCGTGTTACGATAGGGGTAGTGGGCTTGTCTACAATCTCGTTGTAGGCGCCAATTATGAGCGGAAGCACGTAGGCGAGCTCCGGTTCCGGGTGCTGCATGTTGCAGTCGTTATCGACCTTGAGTACCTGCAGCGAATCCAGTTTCATGACGGCGACTGCCGCATAGTCTTCGAACAGGCTCCTTTCACTGATCCGCGTTTCGACGGATTCAGGAATCATAAGATACGTGACGACAATAGCGGCCACTAGTGCTACGCTTGCGATAATGGTACGCCAGACTCTGGGGGCCTTGAAAATCAATTTAAGCCAGCTACGTACCCTGGGGCTTTTCCCAAGGTAAACAGCCAAGAAGGCGAAAATGATTGTCCACAGGATAACGAATATCACGGATTACATTATAGCAAAGCGCGCAAATTCTATCTTTGGGGTATGCTGGATCCCTTAAAGAATATCGTGGTCATTGGTGACCGAATCTTGATTAAACCCCTTGAAGCCTCGAACAAGACCGGGAGCGGACTTTATTTGCCCCCGAGCGTTCGCGAGCACGATGCAGTGCATACGGGTTTAGTGGTCAAGGTGGGTCCGGGATATCCGCTCCCTGTGACGCAGGATAGCGATGCCGTATTCCGTGGGGAATCGCCTGACGAAGTCAAGTACTTGCCGTTACAGGTTAAGGAAGGCGACGAGGCGTTGTACCTGCATGCCAACGGTCATGAAATTGAAATTGACGGCGAAACCTACGTGATCATCTCACAGAACGCCGTGCTCATGGTCATGCGCCAAGACGTTCCCGATGATGTCTCAGGAATAGATAATCTTTAAACATTAATGTGAGCAATAAACGCCTCGTATAAACGAGGCGTGGTTGACGCCTACGGCGTCCGCGGCTTCACTCGGTTATGAAATTATGCAAGCATAATTTCGCGACTCTCGTTTTGCACGCTTTTGCGAGAGTGAGGGGATATCACATTTTAATTAATGTAATAGAGCCGAACGGTCTTTGTGAGTAACAAAGCCCCTGTTATTAAACAAGGGCGGTTACGAGAGCGAGGCGATATCTCATTTTATTTTATGAGGCAGAGCCGAGCGGTCTTTATAGTTTCCACTTGTCTTTCGCCGCTTCCAATTCGGCGGACACCTTTTCCCAATCTTCGTAGAGCTGGTCGACTTTCTTCTTGTTGTCGTCCATGTCCTTTGCGATGGCGGTAATGGCATTGCCGTCGCCGGTTTCGGAGGCGGTTACAAGTTTTGCTTCGAGTTCGCCGCCCAAGGCTTCGGCCTTCGCGATATCTTCTTCGAGTTTCGCGAGTTGCTTTTCGAGCGGCTTGATAATCTTGCTGCGTTCGGCGATGTAGTCGGCGCGGGCCTTGCGGTCTTCCTTGGCGCGGGGAGCGCTAGTGGGCGCATCCGTTTTCACGTCGATGTTGGAAACCTTGATGTTCGCTGATTCGGAGCCGCCCGGTTTCTTTTCGCTAGCCCAGCCCACCTTTTCGAGGAAGTCGGCGTAGGTGCCTTCGAACACGCGGCACTTGCCGCCGTCGAATACTACGAGTCTTGTGGCAAAGGCGTGCAACAGTTCTTCGTCATGGGTCACCACCATCGCCGTGCCTTCGTAATCTTCGAGGGCGTCGATCAGGCTTTCGATGGATTCCATGTCCAAGTGGTTCGTCGGTTCGTCAAGCAGCAACATGTTGCAAGGGCTTGCCAAAATCTTTCCGAGGAGCACGCGGCTGCGCTCGCCACCGCTCAGCACCTTCACCTTCTTGAGGGCGGCATCGCCGCTGAACATCATGAGGCCCGCGAGTCCACGGGCGCGGCTCTTCTGAGCCACTTCTTCAATAGCTGAGGCGATTTCTTCTTCGACAGTGTTGTCGAGGTTCAGGCGGTTGATATTCGTCTGGCCGAAGTAGTTAATCTGCAAATTCGGATTGTGGCTGAT is drawn from uncultured Fibrobacter sp. and contains these coding sequences:
- a CDS encoding transglutaminase family protein; its protein translation is MHIPTKLYKRIFNASLITIISCFMLTACSGEDGKDGIAGAKGENGIDGENGKNGKDGKDGKDGKDAIEVNIDSLAKVLRDEITGTLWDSLYAEPYVDTVYKILFDNAYGTTWMDSTRQALIDSLNQANYDSLYKKLYDSVYTDIYTKNAIRTLDAYIWTSKENIYGAFANQYPLMYKDFTASDGTDYPMPISIKVRNTCEAGNSKVPCRWKKVLLKSWIEGFTDTATVTTVVNPDASELLAPTFHFNNEALLALTAPQSVQFQNRVYALENDQEILFHSSSKATKIYPMQINGGELVGIPNPHLWEAVWVTPGMDSISTILNELKGELPDSTVKIYQKYAEDESVPYSSRRVAKAVFNVLHKRGIHYVQNDGAGVNAQKINYPVEVLRSRDGLCIETAMLFASILEALGMQALIIEIPGHAFVGWRVEKNSKILDFMETTMLGDPNATADQANLSAQLKYADEVEDGNFDSGESRVIDISKAREFGILPNDIP
- a CDS encoding co-chaperone GroES family protein — its product is MLDPLKNIVVIGDRILIKPLEASNKTGSGLYLPPSVREHDAVHTGLVVKVGPGYPLPVTQDSDAVFRGESPDEVKYLPLQVKEGDEALYLHANGHEIEIDGETYVIISQNAVLMVMRQDVPDDVSGIDNL
- the dnaN gene encoding DNA polymerase III subunit beta, whose product is MKFNIKKSVLQEALQIAISAIPNKSTLQILNDYSLRLEGNTLEICATDLNLGVRIKLEVEGERDGEALINARKFSDLVKALVPSCESVSIDVQDHLTRIKWSEKGQASITSFDASDFPPFPEVEGNTLTLAASELAFLVEKTAFAVSTDNTRQNLNGVFMEAKDGKISMVATDGHRMGRASIEQEGANLESGVIVLPKVLQLVLRLAKNEDSVEICTTETHVLFRIGATQIISKLIEGPYPNYRAVIPQNFERTVQANATELLDKVHCILPMANPRTHQIRFQMDGNNMELSATDPDVGGETREALAVTHNGEGSFSIGFDGRYFYEILSMCKSEEVVLKMNTPIGACIIEPVGDDMGFSFLLMPLRLAD
- a CDS encoding M23 family metallopeptidase is translated as MKKLEVHVFPTKTTSGKSYEFSLIGAIVAVVGVVAAVLGFILFSPGQILDNITSGNITNVYKQNAAIKKELKEIRASVDESILKAEETRVLRDSALMVGGLGFVLESVTAMDDSILQKRKSVNEVEMTFKKFLAALENDSVTAEKIPVLHPMRNNHAVKKRFEIVYDPFTDSELPHRGIDYVAAEGDTVFATGAGSVSEVRKHRGFGLAVKIDHGHDVRTFYAHLGQALVKQGEHVHRGQPIALIGESGTQSSIGLHYEVRIDGISINPESFYLTR
- a CDS encoding SbcC/MukB-like Walker B domain-containing protein, with the translated sequence MRPTKLIISAFGPYADRTLIDMDKLGMSGLYLISGDTGAGKTTIFDAITYALYGRASGDSRDDAKLFRCLNAKPETKTEVDLTFMYAGKVYRIVRNPEYMRPKARGEGFTKEAASVTLYYPDASGKQGPTSRSVSKEKDVAAAVQEIIGIDRDQFTKIAMIAQGDFMKVLLSSTDERKKIFRKIFKTDKFNALQDELKKRANEMDRQCSDSESTACTMIAQIQCGENSAQAETLVQAKNLAAQRQVADWQGVCDMTQAILDEDSLSLKNVQAKLEESAKKLADIDKELGRAQNIQKTRDALKKASDELEKILPTLAPLKEAKLAAEGKQPERDSLQERITTLKNSLLEYDKLESYRTEAKQKEVAIKGLETKLNSNRESIDNLKATITNLEAESATLGDAGTKKLELIAQNDKFKARQEDLQKVGRNVKELSTLVDAFENAKNAYITADGDYWKISDDYEAKNRAFLNEQAGIIAETLVENEPCPVCGSTSHPHKACKSVEAPSQAELEQLKKIVSKAEAERNEKNALASQARGKFEEKQLAVQTLVQELFGECTLEEARERGNTEYAENRDKMATLTLAISKEEEREKRKVFLEKNIPEKRAELEKLQTSSTEMEKQISGLKAEVQSCSAAAEELSKKLAFESKADAEKQIRETQAVFDSSKRELEKATAAFTECEKQVNELNAGKVTLASQLENAPAYDIAALQASRDQVAEAHNALAHSQNNISARLAGNKSALGQISKTVGALGEQLRRRAWIRNLSDTANGGLSGQGKVMLETYVQASYFDRIVSRANIRFRLLSNGQYELVRRKDAANNRSQSGLDLNVLDHSSGKEREVKTLSGGESFLASLSLALGLADEVQSYAGGIQLDTMFVDEGFGSLDEEALKNAINTLQNLAGDNRLVGIISHVNELEHKIDKIVRVKKDENKISRVSIEI
- a CDS encoding tRNA 2-thiocytidine biosynthesis TtcA family protein encodes the protein MSNAIRKRISKKITKALHDFNLIEDGDKVLVAVSGGKDSSVLLMELASRMGKFLPNCEIGAIHIQSDFADKAPREFLQRMAEQYPQIPFFFKDVAVEGRLKEGRKLNCYWCSTQRRTELIKFARENGYNKIALGHHMDDIVETLLMNMLYKGEFSGMPPMVPYEKYPCSIIRPLCYCEESEIIEYAEDADIRKFTCTCEFSKASHRKSIREEIKSLTKGNSTLKANLFESMRNIRMDYLL